From Psychrobacillus sp. FSL K6-2836, a single genomic window includes:
- a CDS encoding 1,2-dihydroxy-3-keto-5-methylthiopentene dioxygenase encodes MAIIKIQETSETIEVQNEVAAFLESQEVIYEHWDNDKLPENLREKFDLNDEEKQEILQAFQVEIDDISTRRGYQAADIISLSDSNPNLDELLKNFERKHLHTDDEVRYIVSGHGVFIIQGKDKGYFEVHLSPGDLISVPENITHYFTLSEDRKVVAVRIFVTTEGWVPVYQEEAVEQ; translated from the coding sequence ATGGCTATTATTAAAATCCAAGAAACAAGTGAAACAATTGAAGTACAAAACGAGGTAGCAGCATTTTTAGAAAGTCAGGAAGTAATTTATGAACATTGGGATAATGACAAGTTACCAGAAAATCTTCGTGAAAAATTCGACTTAAACGACGAAGAAAAGCAAGAGATTCTACAAGCTTTCCAAGTGGAAATAGACGATATCTCTACCCGTCGTGGCTATCAAGCAGCTGATATTATTTCTCTATCTGATTCAAACCCTAATTTAGATGAACTGTTAAAAAATTTCGAACGCAAGCACCTTCATACGGACGATGAAGTTCGTTATATTGTAAGTGGCCATGGTGTCTTCATAATACAAGGCAAGGACAAAGGCTACTTTGAAGTTCATCTTTCACCTGGTGATTTGATATCCGTACCTGAGAATATTACACATTACTTCACATTATCAGAGGACCGTAAAGTTGTTGCTGTTCGCATATTTGTAACAACAGAGGGCTGGGTTCCAGTTTATCAAGAGGAAGCAGTAGAACAATAA
- a CDS encoding methylthioribulose 1-phosphate dehydratase, which translates to MTLQDKWEELANIKDELAARDWFMGTSGNLAIKVNDNPIEFLVTASGKDKKKRTSEDFLLVDATGNPVENTHLTPSAETLLHCAIYRETNAGCSLHIHTVANNVISELYGDKGSVDFQGIELIKAFGMWEEDAILSIPIIPNYAHIPKLAEEFTSFISADKGAILIRNHGITVWGKDGFEAKKLLEACEFLFQYQLALHQIHSK; encoded by the coding sequence ATGACTTTACAAGATAAATGGGAAGAACTTGCGAATATAAAAGATGAGTTAGCTGCAAGAGATTGGTTTATGGGGACTAGCGGAAATCTTGCTATTAAAGTAAATGATAATCCTATAGAGTTTTTAGTAACTGCAAGCGGAAAAGATAAAAAAAAGAGGACTTCAGAAGATTTTTTACTTGTTGATGCCACTGGAAATCCAGTAGAAAATACTCATTTAACTCCATCTGCCGAAACATTACTACACTGTGCAATATATCGAGAGACAAATGCAGGTTGCAGTCTACACATCCATACAGTTGCCAATAACGTTATCTCTGAATTATACGGCGATAAAGGTTCAGTTGATTTTCAAGGCATTGAACTTATTAAAGCATTTGGAATGTGGGAAGAGGATGCAATACTCTCTATACCAATTATTCCAAACTACGCTCATATTCCGAAACTTGCAGAAGAGTTTACATCTTTTATTTCTGCTGACAAGGGAGCTATACTTATTCGGAACCATGGTATAACAGTTTGGGGAAAAGATGGGTTCGAAGCTAAAAAACTCCTTGAGGCTTGTGAGTTTTTATTTCAATATCAATTAGCATTACATCAAATACACTCAAAATAG
- a CDS encoding 2-hydroxy-3-keto-5-methylthiopentenyl-1-phosphate phosphatase, translating into MSKLVVFCDFDGTITNQDNIMAIMKKFAPPEWTPIKDDILGQRISIREGVAKMFALLPIESKDEIISFVLKQAIIRDGFSEFVSFTKKHDIPLYIVSGGIDFFVHKLLEPFGPFAGVYCNTSEFSKDTIHIDFPHSCDEQCTSQGCGCCKPSIIRTLLDQDAMSVVIGDSITDLEAAKLGDIIIARDFLIEKCEEINIPYEPFENFHDVIKIIDAKLGVKL; encoded by the coding sequence ATGAGTAAACTTGTAGTTTTTTGTGACTTTGATGGAACCATTACCAATCAGGATAATATTATGGCAATTATGAAAAAGTTTGCTCCACCAGAATGGACACCGATTAAAGATGATATTTTAGGTCAACGAATTTCCATACGAGAAGGCGTAGCAAAAATGTTCGCTCTCCTACCTATCGAGTCAAAAGATGAAATTATTTCTTTTGTACTTAAGCAGGCGATTATTCGCGATGGATTTAGTGAATTTGTATCCTTTACAAAAAAGCATGACATACCACTTTATATCGTAAGTGGCGGTATAGACTTTTTCGTCCATAAGCTACTAGAACCATTCGGGCCATTTGCAGGAGTTTATTGTAATACATCAGAATTTTCCAAGGATACAATTCACATTGATTTTCCACATAGCTGTGATGAACAATGCACGAGCCAAGGCTGTGGTTGCTGTAAACCATCTATTATTCGTACTCTGCTTGACCAAGATGCTATGAGTGTTGTAATTGGCGATTCTATTACTGATTTAGAAGCAGCAAAATTGGGAGATATCATTATCGCAAGAGACTTCTTAATCGAAAAATGCGAGGAAATAAATATTCCCTATGAGCCATTTGAGAACTTCCACGATGTGATAAAGATTATTGATGCTAAATTAGGTGTGAAATTATGA
- the mtnW gene encoding 2,3-diketo-5-methylthiopentyl-1-phosphate enolase, giving the protein MSGITAHYQLYGKSGSFEKKAEDIALGLTIGSWTSLALLEQEQLKKHKGIVISVTEFKDILHPIQPEKIKGEIKIFYPAANFSTDIPAILTTVFGKLSLDGEVKLLDLQFDLNMLSHFPGPRFGIQGIREILGVHERPLVMSIFKGVIGRDIDYLAEQLKQQALGGVDLVKDDEILFENPLTPFETRITTGREVLRQVYEDTGHRTLYAVNLSGRTFELKDKAKKARELGADALLFNVHTYGLDVLQELAEDEEIQLPLMAHPAYSGALTSSAFYGVSTSLVLGKLTRYAGADFSLFPSPYGSVALEKSIALSLGEELTKISKVKQCFPVPSAGIHPGLVPLLMDDYGIDSIINAGGGVHGHPAGATGGGLAFRQAVSAVLEGIPLEQAAKQHSELKTAIELWG; this is encoded by the coding sequence ATGAGCGGAATTACCGCGCACTATCAACTATACGGAAAATCTGGTTCTTTTGAAAAAAAGGCGGAAGATATTGCACTTGGATTGACTATTGGTTCTTGGACCAGTTTAGCTTTATTAGAACAGGAACAGCTAAAAAAGCATAAAGGAATTGTAATATCTGTTACTGAATTTAAGGACATCCTACATCCCATTCAACCGGAAAAAATTAAGGGAGAAATTAAAATATTCTATCCTGCAGCAAATTTTTCTACTGATATTCCGGCAATTTTAACAACAGTCTTCGGCAAACTATCGCTAGACGGTGAAGTAAAGTTATTAGATTTACAATTCGATCTAAATATGTTGTCTCATTTCCCTGGTCCACGCTTCGGCATACAAGGAATCCGAGAAATATTAGGAGTCCATGAACGCCCACTAGTTATGAGTATATTCAAAGGAGTCATTGGGAGAGATATTGACTATTTAGCCGAGCAGCTTAAACAGCAGGCACTCGGTGGAGTTGATCTTGTAAAAGATGATGAAATTCTATTCGAAAACCCACTTACTCCTTTTGAAACACGTATTACTACTGGGCGCGAAGTCTTGAGGCAAGTGTATGAAGACACCGGGCATCGTACTTTATATGCAGTAAATTTGTCGGGACGTACATTCGAGTTAAAAGATAAGGCCAAAAAAGCCCGAGAACTTGGAGCAGATGCACTCCTATTTAATGTTCACACTTATGGATTAGACGTTCTTCAAGAGCTAGCGGAAGACGAGGAAATCCAATTGCCACTTATGGCACACCCGGCTTATAGTGGAGCATTAACGTCCTCAGCATTTTATGGGGTTTCAACATCACTAGTTCTTGGAAAACTTACTCGTTATGCAGGAGCAGACTTTTCATTGTTCCCTTCTCCTTATGGTAGCGTTGCGCTTGAAAAGTCTATAGCTCTTTCTTTAGGTGAAGAGCTAACAAAAATCAGCAAGGTTAAACAATGCTTTCCAGTTCCATCTGCAGGAATTCACCCCGGTCTCGTACCACTATTAATGGATGACTATGGAATTGATAGCATTATTAATGCAGGCGGGGGTGTACATGGGCATCCCGCAGGTGCAACAGGAGGTGGTTTAGCTTTTAGGCAGGCCGTATCAGCTGTTTTGGAAGGTATTCCGTTAGAACAGGCAGCGAAACAACATAGTGAACTAAAAACAGCAATTGAATTATGGGGGTGA
- the mtnK gene encoding S-methyl-5-thioribose kinase yields the protein MAVVATKKYEALTKETAISLAIELSLFSNEAPLVCEEIGDGNLNYVFHIANRASGHGVIIKQALPYAKVIGESWPLTLKRAKIEASALQKHGEYAAALVPKVYATDENLAITVMEDLSHLEIVREGLIKGESYPKLSSDIGEYLASTLFHTSDFALHPFEKKALVVEFSNPELCKITEDLIFTDPFFNHETNDFEPALRSEVEEIWNNNLLKLEVAKLKRSFLTEAEALLHGDLHTGSIFASEEETKVIDPEFAFYGPIGFDIGLFLANLIVQSITREGEQREVIHSHIHNTWITFSGKFSEYLKQSEFDLFNDVEGYEAFVLGKIFHDSLGFAGCELIRRTIGLAHVKDLDSIENQEQRILLKKQTLKAGERLIVSHKEIDSIDAVIELLGEIKSEYSIIN from the coding sequence ATGGCGGTAGTAGCGACGAAAAAATACGAAGCATTAACTAAAGAAACGGCAATTTCACTGGCAATTGAATTATCATTGTTCTCGAACGAAGCTCCATTAGTTTGTGAAGAGATTGGTGATGGAAATTTAAACTATGTATTCCATATAGCAAATCGAGCAAGTGGGCATGGAGTTATTATTAAACAGGCCTTACCCTATGCAAAAGTAATCGGGGAGAGTTGGCCACTTACACTGAAAAGGGCAAAGATTGAAGCGAGTGCATTACAAAAACATGGAGAATATGCTGCCGCTCTAGTTCCCAAAGTTTATGCAACAGATGAAAATTTAGCAATCACGGTTATGGAAGACTTATCTCATCTAGAAATAGTGCGTGAGGGTTTGATAAAAGGGGAGTCCTATCCTAAACTGTCATCTGACATTGGGGAATATCTGGCTTCGACACTTTTTCATACTTCTGATTTTGCACTTCATCCCTTCGAAAAAAAAGCGCTTGTTGTAGAATTCTCTAATCCAGAATTGTGTAAGATCACGGAGGACTTAATCTTTACGGATCCTTTTTTTAATCATGAAACTAATGACTTTGAACCTGCATTACGATCAGAAGTGGAAGAAATATGGAATAATAATTTATTAAAGCTCGAAGTAGCAAAATTAAAAAGAAGCTTTTTGACAGAAGCTGAAGCTTTGCTACATGGAGATCTTCATACGGGAAGTATATTTGCGAGTGAAGAAGAAACTAAAGTAATAGATCCAGAGTTTGCTTTTTATGGTCCTATTGGATTTGATATAGGCTTATTTTTGGCAAATTTAATAGTTCAATCTATAACCAGAGAAGGCGAACAACGTGAAGTCATACATAGTCATATTCATAACACATGGATCACTTTCTCCGGTAAATTTTCGGAGTATTTGAAACAGAGTGAATTTGACTTATTTAATGACGTTGAGGGATATGAGGCATTTGTGTTAGGGAAAATATTTCATGATTCATTAGGATTTGCAGGGTGTGAGCTTATTCGTAGAACAATTGGACTGGCACATGTGAAGGACTTGGATAGTATTGAAAACCAAGAACAACGAATTTTACTAAAAAAACAAACTCTTAAGGCTGGTGAAAGATTAATAGTGAGTCATAAGGAAATAGACTCAATAGATGCAGTAATTGAGTTGTTAGGAGAAATAAAAAGTGAGTATTCCATTATCAATTAA